Proteins found in one Paenibacillus sp. FSL R10-2782 genomic segment:
- the neuB gene encoding N-acetylneuraminate synthase: MQSFLSNNDSHSIYIIAEVGVNHNGSLELAFECIDQAILCGADAVKFQTFKSEKLVTKYAQKADYQTENTNSTESQLDMLKQLELSFDDFVLLKKYCEDKGIDFLSTPFDEESADFLNSIDIDAFKVGSGDMNNIPFLQKLDRYERPIILSTGMSNLDEIGESLQAFKKSEVLLLHCTSDYPAPLEDVNLLAMNTISKAFGKVTGYSDHTAGIEIAVAASALGARIIEKHFTLDRSLPGPDHKASLEPVDFSRMVVAIRNVEQALGDGTKRCMPSEESTRAVARKSVVMAAPKKAGQTITQEDLVIKRPGTGIAPKYYADLVGKQLLKDVHEDYLLSWDDVQ, from the coding sequence ATGCAAAGCTTTTTATCAAATAACGACAGCCATTCCATCTACATTATTGCAGAGGTGGGGGTAAATCATAACGGATCATTGGAGCTTGCATTTGAGTGTATTGATCAGGCGATTTTGTGCGGTGCCGATGCGGTGAAGTTCCAGACCTTTAAAAGCGAAAAACTGGTAACCAAGTACGCCCAAAAGGCTGATTACCAGACAGAAAATACGAACTCCACCGAGAGCCAACTGGACATGTTAAAACAGCTGGAATTAAGCTTTGATGATTTTGTTCTGTTGAAAAAGTATTGTGAGGATAAAGGAATAGACTTTCTCTCTACACCTTTTGATGAAGAAAGTGCCGATTTTCTGAATTCAATTGATATCGATGCATTCAAGGTTGGATCGGGAGATATGAACAATATTCCCTTTCTTCAGAAGCTCGATCGCTATGAGCGTCCAATTATTTTATCTACCGGAATGTCTAATCTGGATGAAATTGGAGAATCATTACAAGCATTCAAAAAAAGTGAAGTATTATTGCTACACTGTACTTCCGACTATCCGGCACCTTTGGAAGATGTTAACTTGTTGGCTATGAATACAATTTCTAAAGCTTTTGGGAAGGTCACAGGATATTCGGATCACACTGCTGGTATTGAGATTGCTGTAGCGGCTTCAGCATTGGGAGCGAGAATTATTGAAAAGCATTTCACGTTGGATCGATCACTTCCAGGTCCTGACCATAAGGCTTCACTGGAGCCTGTTGATTTCTCCAGAATGGTTGTTGCGATTCGTAATGTAGAGCAGGCTCTGGGGGATGGGACTAAAAGGTGTATGCCCTCTGAGGAAAGCACCAGAGCTGTTGCAAGAAAGAGTGTTGTGATGGCAGCACCTAAAAAGGCAGGCCAGACGATAACTCAAGAAGATCTAGTCATCAAACGCCCAGGAACGGGAATAGCTCCTAAATATTATGCTGATTTAGTTGGCAAGCAGCTTTTAAAGGATGTACATGAAGACTATTTGTTGTCATGGGATGATGTGCAATGA
- a CDS encoding acylneuraminate cytidylyltransferase family protein, whose amino-acid sequence MMGNHKCLAIIPARGGSKGLPGKNIRLLHDKPLIQYSIEAALNSSCVDEVVVTTDSAEIAHVSGKAGAAVPFIRPAELATDEAKSIDVLKHAVEFYEQTLDQFFDVIILLQPTSPLRNAMDIEEAYTIFSSNQADSLQSVALSEVQPYLLREMDNGRLTPYLEGEREHLRRQDLKELYVLNGAIYIVKRDLLMNHSTLVGRHNCGYIMPKERSVDIDDEFDLKMAEFFWRESNHK is encoded by the coding sequence ATGATGGGCAATCATAAATGTCTGGCGATTATTCCTGCGCGCGGTGGATCAAAAGGTTTACCTGGTAAAAACATTAGATTGTTACATGATAAACCGCTCATTCAATATAGTATTGAGGCAGCGCTGAACAGTAGCTGTGTAGACGAAGTTGTAGTTACAACGGATAGTGCAGAGATTGCTCATGTGTCAGGTAAAGCTGGCGCAGCAGTTCCATTTATAAGGCCTGCTGAGCTGGCTACCGATGAGGCCAAAAGCATTGATGTATTGAAGCATGCTGTTGAATTTTATGAACAGACGCTGGATCAATTTTTTGATGTTATTATACTGCTGCAGCCCACATCTCCATTGCGAAATGCTATGGATATTGAAGAGGCGTATACAATATTTTCGAGTAATCAGGCTGATTCACTACAAAGTGTCGCTTTATCAGAAGTTCAACCCTACCTGCTAAGAGAAATGGATAACGGACGACTAACGCCTTACTTGGAAGGTGAAAGGGAGCATTTAAGGAGACAGGATCTAAAGGAATTGTATGTTCTAAACGGAGCAATATATATCGTAAAAAGAGATCTGTTGATGAATCATAGCACCCTGGTTGGACGTCATAATTGCGGTTATATTATGCCTAAAGAACGATCAGTTGACATAGATGACGAGTTTGATTTGAAGATGGCAGAGTTTTTTTGGAGAGAATCCAATCACAAGTGA
- a CDS encoding UDP-N-acetylglucosamine 4,6-dehydratase family protein: MFTNKIVLVTGGTGSIGSEIVRNILSYNPKALRIFSRDESKQFDLQQELKEYTNIRYLIGDIRDKQRLSYAMEDVDYIFHAAALKHVPACEYNPMEAVKTNVIGVQNLIETAIEHNVEKVVAISTDKVVNPTNTMGATKLLSERLISAANLYKGSKRTIFSCVRFGNVMGSRGSVIPLFRDQIAKGVPVTVTHAEMTRFMMSIPQAAQLVVDAAHYSQGGEVFVLKMPILKITDLAQCLVDSYEEAVGKPYGGEIIETGIRPGEKLYEELMTLEESERALENGQMYIIPSSFHTTEQEYEGFRKAIPQEYSSKTAPQIFQTAIRELIEKNGLGFTWVLYDGQS, encoded by the coding sequence ATGTTTACTAACAAGATTGTATTGGTTACGGGCGGCACAGGCTCGATTGGAAGTGAAATTGTACGTAATATTTTATCCTATAATCCCAAAGCTCTGCGGATTTTTAGCAGGGATGAGAGCAAGCAGTTTGATCTGCAGCAAGAATTAAAAGAATATACGAATATCCGTTATCTGATCGGTGATATCAGGGACAAGCAAAGATTGAGTTATGCTATGGAGGATGTGGATTATATTTTTCATGCTGCTGCTCTCAAACATGTGCCTGCATGCGAGTATAACCCTATGGAAGCAGTGAAAACGAATGTTATTGGCGTACAAAATCTGATAGAGACGGCTATTGAGCATAATGTAGAAAAAGTAGTAGCCATCAGCACAGATAAAGTGGTAAATCCAACGAATACAATGGGTGCTACGAAGCTGCTATCAGAACGTTTAATTTCTGCCGCCAACTTGTATAAAGGGAGCAAACGTACCATCTTTTCTTGTGTCCGCTTTGGAAATGTTATGGGATCCAGGGGCTCCGTTATTCCATTATTCCGTGATCAGATTGCTAAAGGGGTACCGGTGACGGTCACACATGCAGAGATGACTCGGTTTATGATGTCTATTCCTCAAGCCGCTCAATTGGTCGTAGATGCGGCGCACTATTCGCAAGGCGGAGAAGTATTTGTACTAAAAATGCCGATTCTCAAAATTACGGATTTGGCCCAATGCTTGGTTGATTCATATGAAGAGGCAGTTGGTAAACCCTATGGTGGAGAAATCATAGAGACCGGAATCCGGCCGGGTGAGAAGCTATATGAGGAACTCATGACGCTTGAGGAATCTGAAAGAGCACTGGAGAATGGACAAATGTATATTATCCCTTCGTCATTTCATACAACAGAGCAGGAATATGAAGGTTTCCGAAAGGCGATTCCTCAAGAGTATTCTTCGAAGACTGCACCGCAGATCTTTCAGACAGCCATTCGGGAGCTGATTGAAAAAAATGGCTTGGGTTTTACATGGGTGCTGTATGATGGGCAATCATAA
- a CDS encoding 6-hydroxymethylpterin diphosphokinase MptE-like protein: MSQLQINHTILEQRFPHVATQINSLPNDDLSIPLFTEPFERDTAWLNAVKGAIGNGKILFVYGFERGLSIVDLLELYPNHWLFVYEPDERLFRKAVTEYDLSLLLGHPNLYWLSVGDSQLNMMFHMLSSYMMEDLVFIALRKYLSDDMSTLREVKEKFQEYRQSFLVDKHTENRFREEWTRNFLYHLSDVLYTPSIERLFHAFEGATVIVVSSGPSLQEDIEWLKKLRPHALIISAGSSIQALIKHGIQPHLAVIMDGHSVNKKIFASSETREQPLLFTSSSYYEISDQNCAGKIHSIMKSDAVSQYFFGLSKEELFISPTETVAGTAIQAAAYLGAKRIILAGQDLSFPDNKFYADGIEHFAAETTDKIVQEAPKKVLNVKGTYNTTDESFSLMKNGLENLIKALPRIEFINSTRNGAVIEGAPYEPMEEMYKLLASESVDHDAIADLINKINIAADMNKVQDVRDKLIATLGDLYNVRSEIAAIHKLMKKIREFSRTKPAKAQSMVESIEQMWGLIANRDWFSPIFESIMPIEIARFDQVLPVIVTEHQLTRKSDLIYEHLGKLLEDITTQIPILEEMFSESIRRLDKKTDSEPVVHKDI, translated from the coding sequence TTGTCTCAACTACAAATAAACCATACAATTCTAGAGCAGAGGTTTCCTCATGTTGCAACCCAAATCAATAGTTTGCCGAATGATGATTTATCTATACCTTTGTTTACTGAGCCCTTTGAAAGGGATACGGCTTGGCTTAATGCTGTTAAGGGAGCAATTGGAAACGGAAAGATCCTTTTTGTATATGGATTTGAAAGGGGACTTAGCATTGTTGATCTCCTCGAATTGTACCCGAATCACTGGTTGTTTGTATACGAGCCGGATGAGCGGCTTTTTCGGAAGGCTGTGACGGAGTATGACCTCAGTCTTTTGCTGGGGCATCCCAATTTGTACTGGCTATCCGTTGGTGATTCTCAGCTCAATATGATGTTTCATATGCTGAGTAGTTACATGATGGAAGATTTAGTGTTTATTGCGCTGCGTAAGTATTTATCAGATGATATGAGTACGCTACGTGAAGTAAAGGAAAAATTTCAGGAGTACCGCCAGAGCTTTTTGGTAGATAAACATACAGAGAATCGTTTTCGAGAAGAATGGACTCGAAATTTTCTATATCATCTATCTGATGTACTATACACTCCTTCCATTGAGCGGCTTTTTCACGCTTTTGAGGGTGCAACGGTGATTGTTGTATCATCAGGCCCATCTTTACAGGAAGATATCGAATGGCTGAAAAAATTACGACCTCACGCACTGATTATTTCAGCAGGTTCCAGCATTCAGGCATTAATAAAGCATGGAATACAGCCTCACCTTGCTGTAATAATGGATGGCCATTCAGTCAATAAGAAGATCTTTGCTTCCTCTGAAACGAGAGAGCAGCCTTTATTGTTTACTTCCTCCTCCTATTATGAAATCTCTGATCAGAACTGTGCAGGGAAAATCCATAGTATTATGAAAAGTGATGCTGTATCACAATATTTCTTTGGACTCAGTAAAGAGGAACTCTTTATATCCCCTACAGAAACGGTTGCAGGAACGGCTATTCAAGCAGCGGCATATCTAGGGGCTAAACGGATCATACTTGCAGGTCAGGATTTGTCGTTCCCTGATAACAAATTCTACGCAGATGGAATTGAACATTTTGCAGCCGAAACTACAGATAAGATAGTGCAGGAAGCACCTAAAAAAGTGCTTAATGTAAAGGGGACATACAATACTACAGACGAAAGTTTCTCCCTGATGAAGAATGGACTCGAAAATCTGATTAAGGCACTTCCAAGGATTGAATTTATCAATTCAACTCGCAATGGTGCAGTGATTGAGGGAGCTCCATACGAACCGATGGAAGAGATGTATAAATTGTTAGCATCAGAATCTGTTGATCATGATGCAATTGCCGATTTGATAAACAAAATAAATATTGCTGCTGATATGAATAAGGTGCAGGATGTCAGAGATAAGCTGATAGCGACACTCGGAGATCTTTACAATGTACGTTCTGAGATTGCAGCAATTCATAAGCTGATGAAAAAAATACGCGAATTTAGCCGGACTAAACCAGCAAAGGCTCAAAGTATGGTGGAGTCTATAGAGCAGATGTGGGGATTGATTGCCAACAGGGATTGGTTCTCACCTATATTTGAGTCCATTATGCCTATCGAAATTGCGCGTTTTGATCAGGTGCTCCCTGTGATTGTAACAGAACATCAGTTGACGCGTAAGTCTGATCTAATCTATGAGCATCTGGGTAAGCTGCTAGAGGATATCACAACACAAATCCCAATACTTGAAGAAATGTTTTCAGAATCGATTCGCCGTTTAGATAAAAAAACAGATAGCGAACCAGTGGTCCATAAAGATATATAA
- the fliS gene encoding flagellar export chaperone FliS — protein MINTPYQKYRQTQAQTASKPKLLIMLYDGAIRFVRAGIEGIENRDNEKANNNLCKAQAIVHELISALNFEYPISHDLLRVYEYMLHELIEANVHKIAAPAQEVLEHLTDLREAWLEAMKMPGVVGSV, from the coding sequence TTGATCAATACACCCTATCAGAAATACCGGCAGACTCAAGCACAAACTGCATCCAAGCCTAAACTGCTGATTATGCTGTACGATGGGGCTATTCGTTTCGTTCGTGCGGGGATTGAGGGGATAGAGAATAGGGATAACGAGAAAGCAAATAATAATTTGTGTAAAGCACAAGCTATTGTACACGAGTTGATATCTGCGTTGAATTTTGAGTATCCAATATCCCATGACTTATTGCGGGTGTATGAATATATGCTGCATGAACTGATCGAGGCGAATGTTCATAAAATAGCCGCTCCGGCACAAGAGGTGCTGGAACATTTGACTGACCTACGGGAAGCTTGGTTGGAAGCCATGAAAATGCCTGGTGTAGTTGGTAGTGTGTAA
- the fliD gene encoding flagellar filament capping protein FliD — translation MVTRITGLASGMDVDATVKKLMTAERVPLDKLNQQKQLMEWKRENYRESSTKIVSFLQDKLGILNRTASMNPQKVTVTGNSDALTASASSSASGVLDISVTNLATAARSVSNSTWTEKASSELAFADGAARTVQVGSSTIDVDANETIESFVKKINDNSKTGVTALYDAKSGLSLTSKTTGSQAFNIDSQISSEFKLSSTNGTDAVLKVNGLDVTKSSNNFTINGVDITLKTAGGAATRIEATKDTDKIVENIQSFVDAYNDVLATLNSKVSEERYKKYTPLTTEQKAGMSDDEVKLWTTKAKSGMLRNDSILQDTLSEMRNAMIQGVDIGRVDANGKNKPLMMSELGITTGTYDTKGKLILDADKLRAAVEKDPDIITNFFGKQDPSTALTNKYTQQDGVIAKLKKISNTSLQRMADTAGTSKVSKDLTASFLSTSTMGEQLTSLDRRISDMTSRLTMIETNYYKKFTAMETAISKYNNTSSSLTGMSS, via the coding sequence ATGGTAACCAGAATAACTGGCCTTGCCTCGGGTATGGATGTTGATGCAACGGTCAAAAAGCTGATGACAGCTGAGCGTGTGCCGCTCGATAAGCTGAATCAGCAAAAACAATTAATGGAATGGAAACGAGAAAACTATCGTGAATCCAGTACTAAAATTGTTTCATTTCTACAAGATAAACTGGGTATATTAAATCGTACAGCTTCAATGAATCCGCAGAAAGTAACTGTGACGGGTAATAGTGACGCGTTGACTGCATCGGCTTCTTCGTCCGCCAGTGGAGTATTAGATATCTCGGTAACAAATCTGGCTACTGCCGCAAGATCTGTCTCAAACAGTACGTGGACTGAAAAGGCCAGTAGTGAACTGGCATTCGCAGATGGGGCAGCCCGAACGGTCCAGGTTGGTAGTTCTACCATTGATGTGGATGCGAATGAAACCATTGAATCGTTTGTCAAAAAAATCAACGATAACAGTAAGACAGGGGTGACCGCCCTATATGATGCTAAATCCGGTTTGTCATTAACAAGTAAAACTACCGGCTCGCAAGCATTCAATATTGATTCTCAAATTAGTAGCGAATTTAAACTATCCTCAACGAACGGAACCGATGCTGTATTAAAGGTAAATGGGTTAGACGTAACGAAGTCTTCCAATAACTTCACAATAAATGGCGTTGATATTACGCTTAAGACAGCAGGTGGCGCTGCGACAAGAATAGAGGCTACCAAAGATACCGATAAGATTGTCGAGAATATTCAAAGCTTTGTCGATGCATATAATGATGTTCTCGCTACACTCAATAGCAAGGTAAGTGAGGAGAGATATAAAAAATATACTCCGCTTACGACGGAACAAAAAGCCGGTATGAGCGATGATGAAGTCAAGCTCTGGACAACCAAGGCCAAGAGTGGCATGCTTAGAAACGATTCGATCCTGCAGGATACATTATCTGAAATGCGTAATGCCATGATTCAAGGTGTAGATATTGGCAGAGTTGATGCAAATGGTAAGAATAAGCCATTAATGATGTCTGAGCTTGGGATCACTACAGGGACGTATGATACGAAAGGCAAGCTAATTTTGGATGCAGACAAATTGCGTGCAGCGGTTGAAAAAGACCCGGATATTATCACGAATTTTTTTGGGAAACAGGATCCAAGTACCGCGCTAACTAATAAATACACACAGCAAGATGGTGTTATTGCTAAACTTAAAAAGATTTCGAATACTTCACTGCAAAGAATGGCCGATACAGCTGGTACTTCAAAAGTTAGTAAGGATCTAACTGCTTCATTTCTTTCTACGAGCACAATGGGAGAGCAATTAACGAGTCTGGACCGTCGAATTAGTGACATGACCAGCCGTCTAACGATGATTGAAACTAACTATTACAAAAAATTCACCGCCATGGAAACGGCAATAAGCAAGTATAATAATACTTCTTCTAGTCTTACAGGCATGTCGTCATAA
- a CDS encoding flagellar protein FlaG gives MDSMIPPSTGSLLPIQPSAGIQREAPSDAETNSVQDAVQTANRSGAAQKQQTHEEAVLELQKAIDAIQGPQKTFEISVHEKTHAIMIKVMNKETGDLIREVPPEKILDIAARMMEIAGIIIDKKV, from the coding sequence ATGGACTCGATGATACCCCCTAGCACTGGGAGTTTGTTGCCGATTCAGCCATCAGCAGGAATACAACGTGAAGCCCCTTCAGATGCCGAAACAAATTCTGTACAAGATGCTGTCCAAACAGCCAATAGAAGTGGTGCCGCGCAGAAACAGCAGACACATGAGGAAGCAGTTTTGGAGCTACAGAAAGCAATTGATGCTATTCAAGGCCCGCAGAAGACGTTTGAAATATCCGTACATGAAAAGACACATGCAATCATGATCAAAGTGATGAACAAGGAAACGGGAGATTTGATTCGTGAGGTACCTCCTGAGAAAATTCTTGATATAGCGGCTAGAATGATGGAGATTGCCGGAATCATTATCGATAAAAAAGTATAG
- a CDS encoding flagellin — protein MIINHNLPAVNTHRNMQLNNSAASKNMEKLSSGLRINRAADDAAGLSISEKMRGQIRGLEQAQRNVQDGISFAQTAEGAMNEVSSMLTRMKELSVQQLNDTYSAGDKSNIKAELGQLGGQIDAILSNTKFNGIAISGGSVKIQADDNAFVLTIKGIDSTDIRGLTSAVSLSATTKAIEKVAKQRANLGAMQNRMEYTSNNLGTTVENLTASESRIRDTDMAKEMVTLSKNNILLQASQSMLSQANSAPQGVLSLLR, from the coding sequence ATGATTATCAATCACAACTTACCAGCAGTAAATACACACCGTAACATGCAATTGAACAACTCAGCAGCAAGTAAAAACATGGAAAAATTGTCTTCAGGTCTGCGTATCAACCGTGCAGCTGACGATGCTGCTGGTCTCTCCATTTCCGAAAAAATGCGCGGTCAAATCCGTGGTCTGGAACAAGCACAACGCAACGTTCAAGATGGTATCTCTTTCGCACAAACAGCTGAGGGTGCAATGAACGAAGTATCCTCCATGTTGACTCGTATGAAAGAGCTGAGCGTTCAACAACTCAATGATACTTACAGCGCTGGCGATAAATCCAACATCAAAGCAGAACTTGGTCAATTGGGCGGTCAAATTGATGCAATCCTGTCCAACACTAAATTCAACGGTATTGCGATTTCCGGTGGAAGCGTTAAAATCCAAGCTGATGATAACGCGTTCGTTCTTACTATTAAAGGTATCGATTCCACTGATATCCGTGGTCTTACTTCTGCAGTAAGTTTGTCTGCTACAACTAAAGCAATTGAAAAAGTTGCTAAGCAACGTGCGAACCTGGGTGCTATGCAAAACCGTATGGAATATACTTCCAACAACTTGGGCACAACTGTAGAAAACCTGACAGCTTCCGAATCCCGTATTCGTGATACTGACATGGCAAAAGAAATGGTTACTCTGTCCAAAAACAACATCTTGCTGCAAGCTTCCCAATCCATGCTTTCACAAGCAAACTCCGCGCCACAAGGCGTACTGTCGTTGCTGCGTTAA
- the csrA gene encoding carbon storage regulator CsrA, with translation MLVLTRKKGESIVIQNDIVVTVLSVEGDTVKIGISAPKDIDIYRKEVFEAIQQNNQCAVMDSNAIQSAILDMKERKS, from the coding sequence ATGCTGGTATTAACACGTAAAAAGGGCGAATCCATTGTAATTCAGAATGATATTGTTGTCACTGTTCTTTCCGTCGAAGGGGATACTGTGAAAATTGGTATTTCTGCTCCTAAGGATATTGATATCTATCGAAAAGAAGTTTTTGAGGCTATTCAGCAAAATAATCAATGTGCAGTTATGGATTCCAATGCCATTCAAAGTGCTATATTGGATATGAAAGAGAGAAAGTCCTGA
- a CDS encoding flagellar assembly protein FliW: MTPKQKIEEENKDTSTVLYVFPKGIPGFEQLREFQLQEHNELFSLFSAVEQPATIFITVNPFDFFEDYEFELSDDALEDIGITSQEQIAVRCICTWNSDQSKTTVNLLAPLIFNVEQHTGKQIVLQNTDYTIKHPLWNGTELSKGGES; this comes from the coding sequence ATGACCCCAAAACAGAAAATTGAAGAAGAAAACAAAGATACCAGCACCGTTCTTTATGTGTTTCCAAAAGGAATACCAGGCTTTGAACAACTTCGGGAATTTCAACTACAGGAGCATAATGAATTATTTAGTCTTTTCAGTGCAGTAGAGCAACCTGCTACTATTTTTATTACCGTAAATCCATTTGATTTCTTTGAAGATTATGAATTTGAGCTATCTGATGATGCTCTTGAGGATATTGGAATTACCAGTCAAGAACAGATAGCAGTGCGATGTATCTGCACATGGAACAGTGATCAATCCAAAACAACGGTTAATTTGCTTGCACCTTTAATTTTTAACGTGGAACAGCATACAGGAAAGCAAATTGTTTTGCAGAATACAGACTATACAATTAAGCATCCATTATGGAATGGAACAGAGTTAAGCAAAGGCGGTGAGTCCTGA
- the flgL gene encoding flagellar hook-associated protein FlgL produces MPIRVTSGMTNMQLLSNLNRNNNNTNKLENQISTGRKLNKPSDDPVGVTYALRYRAELASNEQYKTNSDAAVSWLDFTDTTMQQSSDVMKRLKELTVQASSETLPQSALDSIKLEVDQLKEQMMNIGNSQLRGKYVFNGQNYDQAPYQLSATVTSYDQINPDQGAVSYAIGDQDAFRVNTSGSDFFGKSTDADNVFKVMDALSTALTSGNSTAISSQLSSIESRFTKMQTSLSEVGARTNRVELVQARLDDRNLNLTTLQAKTEDADVASLMIQATSAQTIYEAALKSSAKIMQPSLMDFMS; encoded by the coding sequence ATGCCAATTCGAGTAACCTCAGGGATGACCAATATGCAACTGCTCAGTAACCTGAATCGGAATAACAATAATACGAATAAATTGGAAAATCAGATTTCAACCGGTCGTAAGCTGAATAAGCCTTCAGACGACCCGGTAGGGGTAACCTATGCACTGCGTTACAGAGCTGAGTTGGCTTCTAATGAGCAATACAAAACCAATTCAGACGCAGCTGTTAGCTGGTTAGATTTTACTGATACCACCATGCAACAGAGCAGTGATGTAATGAAGCGTCTCAAAGAGCTGACAGTTCAGGCTTCAAGTGAAACACTTCCTCAATCCGCCTTGGATTCGATTAAGCTGGAAGTTGACCAACTAAAAGAGCAAATGATGAATATTGGTAACAGCCAGCTTCGTGGGAAGTATGTTTTCAATGGGCAAAATTATGATCAGGCACCGTATCAGCTATCAGCTACGGTCACGAGTTATGATCAGATTAATCCGGATCAAGGTGCAGTAAGTTATGCGATCGGGGATCAAGATGCATTTCGGGTAAATACGTCAGGCAGCGATTTTTTCGGGAAATCGACAGATGCAGATAATGTTTTTAAGGTCATGGATGCATTATCCACCGCATTAACCAGTGGGAATAGTACAGCAATATCAAGTCAACTTTCAAGCATTGAATCCCGTTTTACCAAAATGCAAACAAGTTTGTCTGAAGTAGGTGCACGCACGAACCGGGTTGAATTGGTACAAGCCCGTTTAGATGATCGTAATTTGAATTTGACGACACTTCAAGCCAAGACAGAGGATGCAGATGTTGCTAGTCTGATGATTCAAGCTACGTCTGCCCAAACTATCTATGAGGCTGCCTTGAAATCATCTGCCAAGATTATGCAGCCATCTTTGATGGACTTTATGAGTTGA